The nucleotide sequence TGCCGAGACAACAAGAGGAAGAACGACAGAAAATAGAAGAAGCTTTCAAAATATTACAATTTGTCGGTATCGAGCAATACTACGATCTTCCGGCTGGAAGTCTTTCTTACGGCAACCAGAGGCTCCTGGAAATAGCCCGTGCTCTCGCCACATCACCACGCCTTCTCATCCTTGACGAGCCTGCAGGAGGAATGAACGAGAAGGAAACTGCGGAATTGATAGAACTTATCCGTAAGATCCGCGATCATGGCATCACTATTCTTCTTATAGAACATGACATGAACGTTGTTATGGACGTATGTGAAAAAGTAGTGGTTCTGGAATATGGTTCGAAAATCGCCGAAGGAACGCCCGAAGAGATCAGGAGCAATCCAAAAGTCATCGAAGCCTATCTGGGAACAGGCGACAACGGAGCCTAGAAAATGCTGCTAAAAATAGAAGAGCTGGTGGTCAAATACGGGCATATTGAAGCGCTTCACGGTATTGACCTTTACGTTGAAGAAGGCGAAATAGTGGCAATTCTTGGAGCCAACGGAGCAGGAAAGTCAACAACTCTTCTTACCATAAGCGGTCTTTTACGTCCGGCGAAGGGATCTATCTTCTTCAAAGACATCCCGATTCATAAGCTTCCAGCCCACGACATTGTTCGGCTTGGCATTGCTCAGGTTCCCGAAGGAAGACGAATCTTCGGAACGCTTACCGTGCGAGAAAACCTGTTACTCGGAGCTATCACCCAGAAAAACAAATCAAAAATTACCGATATGGAACAGCGTATTTACAAACTGTTTCCCATTCTCGAAGAGCGTCGCTCCCAGCTTGCAGGCACTCTAAGCGGTGGTGAACAACAGATGCTGGCTATTGGTAGAGCTCTTATGAGTAACCCAAAACTGCTTCTTCTGGATGAACCAAGTCTTGGTCTTGCTCCTCTCCTGGTAAAAAGTATATTCCAAACCATAAAGGAGATAAACCAGGAGGGTGTAACGGTGCTTCTTGTTGAACAGAACGCTCGAGCGGCTCTAACTATTGCTCACCGAGGCTACATCATGGAAACGGGCCGCATTGTGCTCACCGACGGTGCGAAAGCTCTGTTAGCTAATCCCGATGTAAAAAGAGCTTACCTGGGAGGCTAGGTTTTCTTACCTAAACTGACGTCTAAACCTGTAAGCTCCAAAAACGAAAGATATGGATCCAAGCAAAGAAAGTCCTAAAAAGGAATCCCACAAGGCACCAAAACCTGCGCCTCTAAGCAAAATCCCGTAGCTCATTTCAATGAAGTAATAAAGCGGTGATAGATGAATTGCTCTACGGAGCCATACCGGCATGGCTTCCGGTGGAGTCCACGCACCCGAAAGCAACACCACGGGCATAGCAACTACAAGAACTAACATCGCCACTTGAGCCAGATTTCTGGTAAAGGTTGATATAAAAAGCCCCATTCCGGAAACTGCCACAGTGTAAAGAGCTACAGTTAGAAAGAAAAAACCGAGGTTGCCCTTAACGGGTATGCCAAAAACGCCTTTTATGACTCCAAAAAGAGAAAAGGCTGTGCCGACAATAACAACAAGAGTCATTGAAACAACCTTTGGAATCATGATCTGAGCCGGAGTAAGCGGGGATACAAGAAGCTGTTCAATGGTGCCTCGTTCTTTCTCCCGCACCGCTGCAGCAGCAGGAAGCATAAGACCAAGGATGGTAATTACGGTAAGAAGTTCCGAAATAGGCAAAAACCAGAAGTCTTCCTGATTCGGGTTATACCAGACTCTAACACGCACATCCACTCGTGGAACAGTTTCCAGTTTATCAGGATGAAACTTTATTCTCTCCAGCGCTCTATCCAGCCCATATTCACCAATAATCCGACCGGCATAATTTGAAGCGAGAGTTCCAATTACGGTATTGCTTCCATCCACCATCACCTGAACATCTACAGTCCTTCCAGATCTTAAATCCCGCATGAAGTTTTCTGGAATGTCGAGCAAAACTATCGCCTCATTTCGATCGAGCATCCATATGCCTTCTCGCTCATCGAAAACTTCACCACCAAGCTTAAAATAGGGATATCGGAAGTTAGCAATGAGTTCCCGTGATACTTCACTGTGGTCTGCATCACGCACAATAAGAGTAGCTCTGTGAAGTTCAAGATGAACATTACCACTGAGCCAAATATCAAGAGTGAACATGTAAACTATAGCAATAATCAAAAAACCATCTCGAGAAAGCTGGAGCAATTCCTTAAGCGTAAGTGACCATAGCCTTATCCACCAGAGCTTAAATTCTTCACCTAACATATATAGCTTAATCCCCGTTTTACGATTTAGGTCGCTTAGAAAAAAGCATAAAACTTATCGCCCACAAAATAGCGGCATAAATTGCCAGAGCAACCACTTTTCCCCACAGTTCCTTTATGCCTACACCTTTGAGGAAGCTACCGAGGGCAATATCGGTAAAATACATTGCCGGGAAAAGATGAGCTTGAAACTGCCCCATTGGCTCCATTGAAGAAATAGGAATAAGAAGCCCTGAATACAACACGGCCGGAACAACAGTTAAAACTACAGTTATCATCATTGCGGCA is from Thermodesulforhabdaceae bacterium and encodes:
- a CDS encoding ABC transporter ATP-binding protein → MTILTVQRITKTFGGLVAVNNVSFDIETGSIVGLIGPNGAGKTTVFNIITGIYKPDKGDVVFNGQSLVVKKSHEIVKLGIARTFQTIRLFSQLSVLENVLAGFHCRTKSWVFGAILRLPRQQEEERQKIEEAFKILQFVGIEQYYDLPAGSLSYGNQRLLEIARALATSPRLLILDEPAGGMNEKETAELIELIRKIRDHGITILLIEHDMNVVMDVCEKVVVLEYGSKIAEGTPEEIRSNPKVIEAYLGTGDNGA
- a CDS encoding ABC transporter permease encodes the protein MLGEEFKLWWIRLWSLTLKELLQLSRDGFLIIAIVYMFTLDIWLSGNVHLELHRATLIVRDADHSEVSRELIANFRYPYFKLGGEVFDEREGIWMLDRNEAIVLLDIPENFMRDLRSGRTVDVQVMVDGSNTVIGTLASNYAGRIIGEYGLDRALERIKFHPDKLETVPRVDVRVRVWYNPNQEDFWFLPISELLTVITILGLMLPAAAAVREKERGTIEQLLVSPLTPAQIMIPKVVSMTLVVIVGTAFSLFGVIKGVFGIPVKGNLGFFFLTVALYTVAVSGMGLFISTFTRNLAQVAMLVLVVAMPVVLLSGAWTPPEAMPVWLRRAIHLSPLYYFIEMSYGILLRGAGFGALWDSFLGLSLLGSISFVFGAYRFRRQFR
- a CDS encoding ABC transporter ATP-binding protein, with amino-acid sequence MLKIEELVVKYGHIEALHGIDLYVEEGEIVAILGANGAGKSTTLLTISGLLRPAKGSIFFKDIPIHKLPAHDIVRLGIAQVPEGRRIFGTLTVRENLLLGAITQKNKSKITDMEQRIYKLFPILEERRSQLAGTLSGGEQQMLAIGRALMSNPKLLLLDEPSLGLAPLLVKSIFQTIKEINQEGVTVLLVEQNARAALTIAHRGYIMETGRIVLTDGAKALLANPDVKRAYLGG